A stretch of Odocoileus virginianus isolate 20LAN1187 ecotype Illinois chromosome 31, Ovbor_1.2, whole genome shotgun sequence DNA encodes these proteins:
- the C31H9orf152 gene encoding uncharacterized protein C9orf152 homolog, producing MKGWPCPCPALPHFWQLGSCYMAEGSGPRAPPKGPLLNIQLLRAQYEGLRRKQRGQAHVVVLPKGGNLPTTAESMVSAVWINMERRHSLTPEEAAPEAEETLEEDDRGCLQTPESPWHTHLEMHRLVQTFHPGTSLHVKHKDKFTGSEQKLTGLFQDRQMTQQETTIPEPAQPECQADKSQTKAVGSGFHVGTQGPPAIKRSHRAGKPVHYPFPQRKTPRISQAARNLGLYGPA from the exons ATGAAGGGGTGGCCCTGCCCGTGCCCCGCCCTGCCCCACTTCTGGCAGCTGGGGTCTTGCTACATGGCCGAGGGCTCCGGGCCTCGGGCTCCCCCGAAAGGGCCTCTGCTTAACATCCAGCTCCTGCGAGCCCAGTATGAAGGCCTGAGACGGAAGCAGAGGGGCCAGGCCCACGTCGTGGTGCTCCCGAAAG GAGGAAACCTGCCCACCACAGCCGAGTCCATGGTCAGTGCTGTTTGGATTAACATGGAGAGAAGGCATTCCTTGACCCCGGAAGAGGCGGCTCCCGAGGCAGAGGAGACACTGGAGGAGGATGACAGGGGCTGTCTCCAGACCCCCGAGTCTCCCTGGCACACGCACCTAGAGATGCACCGCCTGGTCCAAACCTTCCACCCGGGAACCAGTCTTCACGTAAAGCACAAGGACAAGTTCACGGGGTCTGAGCAAAAGCTCACAGGCTTGTTTCAAGACAGGCAGATGACTCAGCAAGAAACCACCATCCCAGAACCAGCCCAGCCTGAGTGCCAAGCAGACAAGTCACAGACAAAGGCGGTGGGATCCGGCTTCCACGTGGGCACTCAGGGCCCTCCTGCCATAAAAAGGTCACACCGGGCTGGAAAACCAGTTCACTATCCATTTCCCCAGAGGAAAACTCCCAGGATCTCCCAGGCCGCCCGGAACCTGGGCTTATATGGTCCAGCCTGA